A stretch of DNA from Cyanobacterium stanieri LEGE 03274:
GAAAAAAATTTAGAGAAATAGTAACTCCAGTAGATACAGAAATATATCATTTGGAGCGAGTCACTGCAATTTTAGATCAACCGAAAATGCGAGACATAAGGAAACAATTTTTGTGTATAGATTTTGATGAAAGTAATGTAACGAATAATTATCACAGTTACAATGTTTCTCATAATCCATCCCAAAAAATCATTCGCATTACTGAAAATGAATTAATTAGAGGTATAAAAACTGTAACTAATCATGAATATGATTCATTGACCCAAACAGAAACAATCATTGGTACAAGATTAGGTCTTTGATATTTTGTAAGTTAATTAGGATGGATTTTGTTAAAATTTACATAATATAGACTACCTTACTCTACTTAATTAAATGAATAACAAAATCAAGATTCTTCGAGACAGCGACAAGTTGATCAGTGCTTCTTTCTCTGGAGATAAACTCAATTTACTGCTAGAAAGAGAAGGAGAGTACTATTTGTACGCTATTACGCCTGACGAAAATTCAATCCCCAGAATTAGTAGTTGGTTGATAACCAAAGGGCAAGACGAGATTGAGTTTGATGTAAAAATAGACAACCCAGATGAACCATCTGGCGAAGTTGACTCTGGTGATTCTAATGTTCATGTAAGAACCTTTTAATTTATAGTATTATTTATTTGGAGAGATAAACTTTATGTCGAACGAAAACAGAAATTATGCTGTCAATTTTAAGGTAGATAACTTAACCAAAAAAGAAGCAGAAAAATTGGAGTCAGAGTGTGTCAACAAAAAAAGAGAGATTGCTCCACAAGGTAGAGGAACTAGCGTCGTAGGTGAGAGCAAGAAACTTTCAGGGAAAAAGGCTAAAGAAATTACTGGTGAAGGATAATTTTTTCTAGAACATTTTAAGACTTTTTTTGTTCTCAAATTTATTTTTAGATTTTGTATGAGGTAAAATCATGGCAAAGGGAAGACCGAAAGAACATAGAAACGCTCAAAAAGACGTAAAACAATTAGATTCTTTTGAGTGTGCAGTATGCGGTTACGTTGGACAAGAAAAAGATGGATTCATGGAAGGTCATCATCTAATACCTTACAGTGAAGATGGTGCTGCCGATATGCACAATATGGTAACTCTTTGTAAATCCTGTCACCGAGATTATCACAGCAGAAAATTAGATGTAGATATTAGAAGATTTTAATTTTTTATTTTCTACCAGATTTTTTTTGCTCGTATGTAATAGTCACTCCAAGCGTAATTAGCCCTCTCCGTGCTTACTACTCAAAAGGTGTGATCGCACTTAGTTTGAGTAGAAAAAAATAACTTGGCTTACAACAAAATATAAATGTGATTAGTTATATTAATTCAAGAAATAAAATATTAATCATTAAAATAAAGTGAAATATGAAGTAAGGCTTATTTTTAATAATGGAGTTAAACGAATGATCCAATTACATCCTGAATTTATAACTAAAAATGGGAATAAAGAATTTGCAGTTTTACCCTATGAAGAATTTGTCAAAATTCAAGGTTTATTAGAAGATTTAGAAGATTTGCAAGATTTAAGAAAAGCGAAACAAGAAGAAAATAGTAGTCCTTCAATTCCCCTAAGTGAAGTAAAAAAAATGCTAAATCTATCACAATTTTTGCCTAATCAGCGGTGCGATCGTTTATACTAATATTCCTCTCATATATAATTAGTCCTAAAGGGTTTAATACAAATGCTAATATGATCAGGTTCTTATTTTGATTAAGAATGCAATAAGTGTTTTAAGGTGCGATCTTTTCTCGTTTGTAATGATGGCTTTAGCCATTATTAATAAGCTCTAAAGAGCTTACTACGAACTTGGGAGCGTAGAGAGTCGATCCATTTTGACGTATGATTAGAGAACCTAAAATGTTTTTTAGTTTTAATTATGTCTTCAAAGGTCATTGGCAGAGGTTTTGTATCAATGTTAATAGTTTAGATAATATTCTTCATTTCTTTCCTTAAAGTCAAATTCTTGGTAATGATATATTGATCAAGTCAAGGTAAAATGAGTATTTGAACATTTATTTTCCTTCATTCAAAGCTATTTCTATGACTGAAGCTCCTAGTTTAACCGTTGAGAGTGCGATCGCCCATTTAAACCAAACAGAAGATTTAGGACTCCGCTACTATGCTGCTTGGTGGTTAGGGAAATTTCGGGTAAATGATGCCGTTGCCCTAGAGGCATTGATTAACGCTCTCACAGACACTAAGGATATAGCCCCCGATGGTGGTTTTCCTCTGCGTCGCAATGCGGCTAAGGCTCTGGGTAAGTTAGGAGATGAAAGGGCGGTGATGCCTTTAATTCAATGCCTTCATTGTGAAGATTATTACGTCAGGGAGTCGGCGGCGCAGTCTTTGGAAATGTTAGGGGATGTAAGGGCGATCGCACCTTTACAAAATTTACTCAAAAAAGCAGTTTCCGCAGGTGAATTAACCGATTATGCCATAGATACAGTGCCTGATAAACCCCACCTCTATCAACCCTACGAAGCAATTTTAGAGGCTTTAGGCACTCTTGAGGCTAAAAATGACCTAAATTTGATTAGACCCTTCCTTAATCATCCTTTTGCCAAGGTTAAATATGCCGCCCAAAGGGCGATGTATCAGTTGACCGGGGATGATAGTTATGGAGAAATGTTAGTCGAAGCCCTCAAGGGTAAAGAATTACAACTCAGACGCTCTGCTTTAATGGATTTAGGCTCCATTGGTTATGTAAAATCGGCTCGGGCGATCGCCTCTGCCTATGCAGAAAACAGTCTCAAACTCATTGCCATGAAAGGATTATTAGAATATCAGGTTAAAGTAGATCAGCAAAATCAACAGGAATTGTCTGATGATACTATGATGGTGATGGAACTTATGGACTCGCTTTTATAAATTCACAATAGACGGATTAACTATATTCCCCATTGCCCATTCCCCACACTTTAAAAAATGATAGAAGTTGAAAATCTGAGTAAAACCTACGGTGCAACCCAAGCCATTAAAAACGTCTCCTTCAACGTCGAAAAAGGAACTATTTTAGGTTTTTTAGGCCCTAATGGAGCAGGAAAAACCACCACCATGCGCATTTTAACAGGCTATATTCCTGCCACCCAAGGTAGTGCAAAAATTGCGGGGTATGAAGTCCACGAAAACCCCATGGCAGTAAGGGAAAATATTGGTTATCTTCCAGAAACTCCCCCCCTTTATCCCGATATGTCCGTAGAGGATTTTTTATCATTCGTTGCTAAGATTAAAGGAGTGTCATCGGGCGATCGCACCGATAAAGTACAGTAAATGTATAGTATTAAAACTATTATTACCATTGCCCATTCCCTGCCTTAACAAGAAAGTGTTATCCCGAACTCAGGTTATTTATAACGAATAAGAATAGACGATGAACTAATTAACATTTTTGTTCATTATCCATTCTCAATTATCAATTAATCAACCCCATCCTGACTACCATCAGTACCAAGATAAACTAAACCTTGTTCGATTTTCATGGTGACGAAACTAGCATCCCGAATAATTCTAGTGGCATCTTGTACTCCCACAATTACAGGAATACCAAGACGCATTCCGATTTGGGCAGCGTGCGATCGCACTCCACCTTCTTCAGTAATAATGCCACTGGCTAGACGCATGGCATCCACATAATTATTATCAGTGCTTTTCGCCACCAAAATATCGCCCTGATTAAAATTAGTCAGATTATTAATATCATAAACCACCTTAGTACGACCAGTAATTATCCCCTGTCCGATACCAAGCCCCTCACTGAGTAAACCCTTAACAATTTCCACCTTAATTAAATCCGTAGAACCTGCCACCCCTTGCAAAGTTCCCGCCGTCATCACCACTAAATTACCATCTTCCAATAACTCCTCTTCCCTAGCCAATTCAATAGCCGAACTAAACACCTGTTTTAACCCAGGCATATCCAACAGTAATAAAGGTTTCACCCCCCAAACCAACTGTAATTGACGGGAAACACTCACATGGGGGGTAATGGCCAAAATGGGAGTTTTAGGACGGAATTTGGACACGTTACGAGCCGTAGCGCCTGTTTTCGTCAAGGTCATGATGGCACTAGCCTTAAGCTGTTTAGCGATTTGTCCCACAGCCCCAGAAATAGCATTGGGAATATTTTGATTATCCATTTGACCTAACAAATGGGGTGCAATGGAATCCCTTTCTTCTTCAGTACGTCTAGCAATTTTTGCCATGGTGGCCACAGCTTGAACAGGATATTTACCCACAGCGGTTTCATTGGAAAGCATCACCGCATCAGTACCATCCAAAATAGCGTTGGCAACGTCAGAAACTTCCGCACGGGTGGGACTAGGACTATTTGCCATACTGTCTAACATTTGGGTGGCGGTAATGATGGGAATACCCAAACGGTTAGCGGTGCGTATCAAACGTTTTTGTAAAATGGGAACATCCTCGGCGGGTAACTCAACCCCTAAATCTCCCCTTGCCACCATTACCCCATCACAGAGGGATAAAATTTCTTCCATTTGTTCGATGGCTTCGTGTTTTTCAATTTTGGCAATGACGGGGGTAGATTTTCCTGCACTGGCAATTAAATCTTTGATTTCCAACACATCTTGGGGATTTCGCACAAAGCTAAGGGCAATCCAATCCACCCGTTGATCTAAACCAAACATTAAATCTTTTTTGTCTTTTTCCGTTAGGGCTTTTACGGATAAGCGAACATTGGGAAAGTTTACCCCTTTGTTGCTTGATAGTACACCTCCGACGACCACTTGACAATGAAGATCTTTGTTTTCTATGTCAATTTCTTTTACGACCATTTCTACCCTACCATCATCAAGGAGGATTCTGGCATTGAGGGGAACTTCTTCGGCTAAATATTCGTAACTTATACAGGCAATTTTTTCATCACATTTTACATCTCTGCTGGTGAGTACGTAGCGATCCCCCTCATGTAATTCAATAGAACCACATTCATATTTACCTAACCTAATTTTTGGGCCTTGTAAATCTTGCAAAATACCGATGGGACGATTTAACTCATTTTCCACTTGACGAATCATCCGAATACTACTTTGATGGACTTCGTGGGTACCATGGGAAAAGTTGAGACGAAAAGTATTAGCGCCAGCAAGAATCATTTTGCGCAATGTTTCGGGATTCGCACAACCAGGGCCTACGGTTGCTACAATTTTAGTACGGCGGGAAAATTTCTCAGACATCACCTAATATTTACAGATCGAATGTGATTGAATATTATACCCTAGGGGCGTTCAAAATTCATAATTAAGGTTTGAGGAGATAGGGTGATGAGGAGATAGGGTGATGAGGAGATAGGGTGATGAGGAGATAGGGTGATGAGGAGATAGGGTGATGAGGAGATAGGGTGATGAGGAGATAGGGTGATGAGGAGATAGGGTGATGAGGAGATAAAAGTCTTGTAATTAATAATCTTAGTTCAATACATAAATTGATTGTATAGAATTGGAAGTAGTTTAGATTTTCTATATGTCATCATGAATAATAATAATCAATCGGCGGTTATAAATAACGAGGTGCAGAAATTAGACGATCGCACCATAACCGCTTGGCTTAGGGGGCTGTTAACCGTAGCCTATGCTGACGGACATTTTGACCCTGAGGAACAAGATTTGATCGCTAGTTTGACTCAAGATGAATTGATGCCTAATACCAATTTAGGTGATTTAGAACCCATTTGCCCCGAAGATTTAGCCACGGAATTAGGGGATGATGCACAAATCAGAGAAAATTTTTTACGTACTGCAGTGATGATGGCCATCGCCAATGGAGTATATTCCCAAGCCGAAGCCGACTCCGTCCATAACTTTCAAGAAGCCTTAGATTTGGATATAGAAGCCCTCCAAGCCTTAGAATCCACCCTCTGGAATCCAGAGCAAAAAAATAATAACCTTATTTCTCCAGATAAAGAAGAAGGGGCGATCGATGTTTTAAATCCCGTCAAAAAATGGCTCGATGGTATGAGTATAAATGATCCTAGGGTAGCTCGTTTCCTCTGCAAAATGATCCCCCCCCAATGCCCCTTTGAAAGAGATATTAAACTATTTGGCAAAAAAATTGTCCACATTCCCCCCATGTGTAAACTAAATCCCCTTTACGAACAATTGGTGGGCTTAAGATTTCGCTCCCTTTCCTATCTTGCCGATGATTGTAACGAAGATATTTCCAACTATATTTAGAAGGGTAAATAAACCGATTTATCAGGCAAGTTGAACTTAAAAAACCAAAAAACTTTCCTTGTTTATACAAGATTGAATATGTTATCTTAAATACATACCGTCGGGCGGACGGGAATTTAACGCTTGAGGAGTAGGCCGCAAAGCCTAGCCATGAACCCGTAAGACTCGTGAGTAGCGTTAGTGAAAGGAGCTAGTTCAGCCCAAGAATCCTTCATCTTTGATGATTGGAACGTCACTCGATTTTATATCAAAAACAAAGGGGCTAGTTTTCTAGCCCTTTTAAATTTTATCCCGAACTCAGGTTAGTTAATTAGTTCTTAACTTTGTCCTTAAATTTTTAATTTTATCTCTTATTTCCGCCGCCTTTTCAAATTCTAATTCCTTAGCATAGGTTTTCATTTGTTCTTCAAACTGTTTAATTAAATCAGGAATTTTATCTAAGGTTACTTCTTCAATATTGTTATAAACCGTTTCCAATTGTTCACTATTTAATCGTCTAGTTATATCTAAAAATTCTAAAATTGAGCTACTAGATTTTTTACTAATTGACCTAGGAATAATATTATGTTTTTTGTTATAAGCTAACTGTAACTTTCTTCTTCTTTGGGTTTCATTTAAAGCCTTTTCCATGCTATCGGTCAAATTATCCGCATATAAAATCGCCTCTCCATTAACATGACGAGCAGCCCTGCCGATGGTTTGAATTAAAGACTTTTCAGAACGCAAAAAACCTTCCTTATCCGCATCCATAATGACTACTAAGGAAACCTCGGGCAAATCTAAACCCTCCCTTAAAAGGTTAACCCCGATTAAAACATCAAATTCCCCTGCCCTTAAACTTTGGATAATTTCGATCCGTTCGATAGACTGTATTTCTGAGTGTAAATATTGAACTTTTATGCCCCTTTCTTGGAGATAATTGGTTAAATCTTCTGCCATTCTTTTCGTCAGAGTTGTAATTAAAACTCGCTCTTTTTTGACTATTCTTTTTTTCACTTCTCCGAGTAAATCATCGATCTGATTTTCTGTTGGTCTAACAAAAATTCTTGGGTCTAAAATACCTGTGGGGCGAATAATTTGCTCAGAAATATTTCCTTCGGATTGATCAATTTCCCATTGGCTAGGGGTGGCAGATACAAAAACACATTGATGGACTTTTTGCCAAAATTCTTCGGCTTTGAGGGGGCGATTATCCGCAGCGCTAGGTAGTCGAAAACCATGATCAATCAATACTCTTTTTCTGGCTTGATCTCCGTTATACATTCCCCTAATTTGTGGTACGGTAACATGGGATTCATCTACGATTAATAACCAGTCTTTGGGAAAATAATCCACTAAACATTCAGGGGATTCCCCTGGTTGTCTTCCTGCGAGATGGCGGGAATAGTTTTCTACACCGTTACAGTAACCTACTTCTTGCAACATTTCTAGGTCATAACGGGTTTTTTGTTTCAGTCGTTGGGCTTCTACTAATTTTCCTTGTTTTTCTAGTTCAATTAGCCTAATTTCTAATTCTGCTTTGATAGAGGCGATCGCACTTTCTAACTGTTCTTGAGGGGTAACAAAGTGCCTTGCAGGATAGATATTAATGCGCTCTAATTCCTTGATAAATGAGCCATCTACGGGGTCTAAAAGGGAAATTGAGTCGATTTCGTCTCCAAAAAAATCAAGGCGAATTACCCTATCTTCGTAGGCGGGAACGATTTCCAACACATCCCCCTTAAGGCGAAAACTGCCCCGCGCCAATTCGATGTCGTTACGGGTATATTGAATGGTGACTAAGTCTCTTAATAGTTGCCGAGTGTCATATTCTGCCCCTACCGTTAGTTTTACTGAGGCTTTGAGATATTCTGAGGGGATACCCAAACCATAAATACAACTAATGGAAGCCACCACAATCACATCTTGACGCTCAAATAATGAACGGGTGGCGGAATGGCGTAACATATCGATTTCATCGTTGATAGATGAGGTTTTTTCGATGTAGGTATCAGTAACAGGGATGTAGGCTTCTGGTTGGTAGTAGTCGTAATAACTAACGAAATATTCCACCGCATTATGGGGAAAAAACTGTCTCAATTCCTCACACAGTTGGGCGGCAAGGGTTTTGTTATGGGCTAATACTAAGGTGGGTTTTTGGTGATGGGCGATGGCATTTGCCACTGTATAGGTTTTCCCTGTACCCGTTGCCCCAAGAAGGGTATGGAAGCGATCGCCCTTGTCTAAGGCTTGGATAATCGACTTGATGGCCGTCGGTTGGTCTCCTGTGGGTTTAAAGGGCGCTCGTAGTTGAAACATCAAATCTAATATTTTTTGGTCAAACATCCATTGTACATTAGCTCAATCAAGGTTTTAGACTTAATTCGTCTATCAAAATATACCCTAGTTCAATTTATTGAACAAATTACCGTTAGCTTTGTAATCCATTACACCGTGGGGCAACTGCGAAAATACTCCAGCGGAGGTGATGATATATTTTCGGCATGGGATTTTGTTTGACGCTGTTAACAGATTAATATTTTTTATAAATTGTGACAAAAATAAAAATGCCCTAAAATGAATTAATATTTATATAATTCAATTGCTCAAAATAAATTATACATTGTATTAATTATCACAGTATAAATTATAAAATTGGCTATGAAGTTAATTTAAATAATCATTTTTTTCACTACAATATAATTCAGTTTACCAATTATAAACCATATGTCCCCAACAGAAAAACTAATCTATTGATCATCATAAATAGTTATCTACATTTACTCCTGCTCCTTATAATCATAACCGAAAAGGTTGATAGATAACACTTACAGCTATTATGATCTTACTTTCATCATCAGTTAATGGTAAATTGTCATAAAATGCTTTATGATATAATGGTATTAAATTTGACAAGATAAATAACTTTTAATTAGGAAATAATAAAACTTAATAAAACTTTATAAAATCTCCGTAAAAATAGCTAAGTATATTATTTTTTAAGTTATAAAAAACAGTAAAAATACGGTTGTGTAAATAAGCAAAAGTGACCTATGATGTAAATGTGTCATAAAAAATTCATTTGCCCAAGCCCATGACCGAAATCAAAATCGGATGATTTAGATAAGAATTTCATAAGTAGAGATAGAAAAATGCCCATAAGATCTACCACTCAATATAAAACAGCCAACGAAGAATTATTTACCCT
This window harbors:
- a CDS encoding HEAT repeat domain-containing protein gives rise to the protein MTEAPSLTVESAIAHLNQTEDLGLRYYAAWWLGKFRVNDAVALEALINALTDTKDIAPDGGFPLRRNAAKALGKLGDERAVMPLIQCLHCEDYYVRESAAQSLEMLGDVRAIAPLQNLLKKAVSAGELTDYAIDTVPDKPHLYQPYEAILEALGTLEAKNDLNLIRPFLNHPFAKVKYAAQRAMYQLTGDDSYGEMLVEALKGKELQLRRSALMDLGSIGYVKSARAIASAYAENSLKLIAMKGLLEYQVKVDQQNQQELSDDTMMVMELMDSLL
- the uvrB gene encoding excinuclease ABC subunit UvrB encodes the protein MFQLRAPFKPTGDQPTAIKSIIQALDKGDRFHTLLGATGTGKTYTVANAIAHHQKPTLVLAHNKTLAAQLCEELRQFFPHNAVEYFVSYYDYYQPEAYIPVTDTYIEKTSSINDEIDMLRHSATRSLFERQDVIVVASISCIYGLGIPSEYLKASVKLTVGAEYDTRQLLRDLVTIQYTRNDIELARGSFRLKGDVLEIVPAYEDRVIRLDFFGDEIDSISLLDPVDGSFIKELERINIYPARHFVTPQEQLESAIASIKAELEIRLIELEKQGKLVEAQRLKQKTRYDLEMLQEVGYCNGVENYSRHLAGRQPGESPECLVDYFPKDWLLIVDESHVTVPQIRGMYNGDQARKRVLIDHGFRLPSAADNRPLKAEEFWQKVHQCVFVSATPSQWEIDQSEGNISEQIIRPTGILDPRIFVRPTENQIDDLLGEVKKRIVKKERVLITTLTKRMAEDLTNYLQERGIKVQYLHSEIQSIERIEIIQSLRAGEFDVLIGVNLLREGLDLPEVSLVVIMDADKEGFLRSEKSLIQTIGRAARHVNGEAILYADNLTDSMEKALNETQRRRKLQLAYNKKHNIIPRSISKKSSSSILEFLDITRRLNSEQLETVYNNIEEVTLDKIPDLIKQFEEQMKTYAKELEFEKAAEIRDKIKNLRTKLRTN
- a CDS encoding Mo-dependent nitrogenase C-terminal domain-containing protein, translated to MNNNNQSAVINNEVQKLDDRTITAWLRGLLTVAYADGHFDPEEQDLIASLTQDELMPNTNLGDLEPICPEDLATELGDDAQIRENFLRTAVMMAIANGVYSQAEADSVHNFQEALDLDIEALQALESTLWNPEQKNNNLISPDKEEGAIDVLNPVKKWLDGMSINDPRVARFLCKMIPPQCPFERDIKLFGKKIVHIPPMCKLNPLYEQLVGLRFRSLSYLADDCNEDISNYI
- a CDS encoding HNH endonuclease, coding for MAKGRPKEHRNAQKDVKQLDSFECAVCGYVGQEKDGFMEGHHLIPYSEDGAADMHNMVTLCKSCHRDYHSRKLDVDIRRF
- the pyk gene encoding pyruvate kinase, with product MMSEKFSRRTKIVATVGPGCANPETLRKMILAGANTFRLNFSHGTHEVHQSSIRMIRQVENELNRPIGILQDLQGPKIRLGKYECGSIELHEGDRYVLTSRDVKCDEKIACISYEYLAEEVPLNARILLDDGRVEMVVKEIDIENKDLHCQVVVGGVLSSNKGVNFPNVRLSVKALTEKDKKDLMFGLDQRVDWIALSFVRNPQDVLEIKDLIASAGKSTPVIAKIEKHEAIEQMEEILSLCDGVMVARGDLGVELPAEDVPILQKRLIRTANRLGIPIITATQMLDSMANSPSPTRAEVSDVANAILDGTDAVMLSNETAVGKYPVQAVATMAKIARRTEEERDSIAPHLLGQMDNQNIPNAISGAVGQIAKQLKASAIMTLTKTGATARNVSKFRPKTPILAITPHVSVSRQLQLVWGVKPLLLLDMPGLKQVFSSAIELAREEELLEDGNLVVMTAGTLQGVAGSTDLIKVEIVKGLLSEGLGIGQGIITGRTKVVYDINNLTNFNQGDILVAKSTDNNYVDAMRLASGIITEEGGVRSHAAQIGMRLGIPVIVGVQDATRIIRDASFVTMKIEQGLVYLGTDGSQDGVD
- a CDS encoding type II toxin-antitoxin system Phd/YefM family antitoxin, which produces MIQLHPEFITKNGNKEFAVLPYEEFVKIQGLLEDLEDLQDLRKAKQEENSSPSIPLSEVKKMLNLSQFLPNQRCDRLY